The following coding sequences lie in one Heliangelus exortis chromosome 6, bHelExo1.hap1, whole genome shotgun sequence genomic window:
- the LOC139797380 gene encoding transcription factor 15-like has protein sequence MRVGGGAEDAVGAGAEPEGSAKDGGGAAGALRAVGGPPVSVRRRRRRGGGGRRAAANARERDRTHSVNAAFGALRRLIPTRPSDRRLSKVETLRLASSYISHLANVLLLQRRQPEGTAAAQPCPQPGPQPGSAAPRSICTFCLSEQRKRHREGEKPLPGPALS, from the exons ATGAGAGTCGGCGGGGGGGCGGAGGATGCCGTCGGGGCCGGCGCGGAGCCGGAGGGCTCCGCGAAGGACGGCGGGGGGGCTGCGGGTGCCCTGAGAGCCGTCGGGGGGCCGCCGGTCAGCGttcggcggcggcggcggcggggaggcggcggccgTCGGGCAGCAGCCAACGCCCGGGAGCGGGACCGCACGCACAGCGTCAACGCGGCCTTCGGCGCGCTCCGCCGGCTCATCCCCACCCGTCCGTCCGACCGCCGGCTCTCCAAGGTGGAGACGCTGCGCTTGGCCTCCAGCTACATCTCCCACCTGGCCAacgtgctgctgctgcagcgGCGGCAGCCCGAGGGCACGGCCGCAGCCCAACCCTGCCCGCAGCCCGGTCCGCAGCCCGGTTCCGCAGCCCCGCGGTCCATCTGCACCTTCTGCCTCAGCGAGCAGCGGAAGCGG CACCGAGAAGGAGAGAAACCGCTGCCTGGTCCAGCTTTGAGCTGA